A single genomic interval of Shewanella psychropiezotolerans harbors:
- a CDS encoding S24 family peptidase → MRDRMMFVVRQGQHLRIKLLTETPSSITFKSYNPEYPDEVYPCNELQDFEVIGQVIWFSTPI, encoded by the coding sequence ATTAGAGATAGGATGATGTTTGTGGTGAGGCAAGGTCAACATTTAAGAATTAAACTGCTCACGGAAACCCCGTCGTCGATCACGTTCAAAAGTTATAATCCAGAATATCCTGATGAAGTTTATCCTTGCAATGAACTTCAGGATTTTGAAGTGATTGGCCAGGTTATCTGGTTCTCAACCCCCATTTAA